GGGGCGAGGCCGAGGGCTCGGAAGTTATGCAATGGCTGTTGTCAAATTTCCAGTACCAATGAGGGGGCGAATCTGTCATTGGCGACGTTGCTGATGTGTGTGCTGCTGACACTTCGATTTCAATTGCATACAAAATgcgatttttcaatttcaatttgaatacGCAACGCACGGCCGGCGGGCAAAGGAGTTTTCAACGAATGGGGATGGTTAGGTCCTGTGTGGCAGCCAGCTCTCTTGTGTGTGCATATGCAAATGGGCTTGTGTGCTGGCGTCCTCTGTGTCCGGTGCACTTTAATCGTTCCCACACAGTTGCTTAATCAACTAGCAAGCCTGCATGCATGCACAAGCTTTGTCCAGAGCGGCGAATCCTGCCATCTACGCCCCGTGTCCCTGCTCCATCCTCCTCCTTTTGATGGCACTTTAACAGAGTAGCTGACGTGTTCGTGTCTCCATCTTCAGAAAGTGCCACTGCGTTCGTTCCATTTAATACAATGTGTGACGTAAGTGCCGGGCCACtcgggcgtatgcgtaatgctTGTAATGTTTTACTTTTCTCCTTTCCCTTTTCGAATGTTTTCGTTTTCCCAGCCATTTCCTCCTTTTGCTCGGGCACAAAATTTCGGTGTCAAGTGAGCCGGCACCGGAATGCACAGGCACAAATGGGCTGTGATTTTGATTCACCTCCGCCGGCCTGCCTATggaatttgcatttaaattgccaTCGAACTGGGTACGAACAACTTTTCCATTACCGTCGACTAAAAACAGCCAAGCAGAACTATCGGCCAACCGAGTTATTTAAGTAGTCATTATGAATTTGTGCGGTTGAGGAGGAGGAGAGGTGGGGTGGGGGTGGTGCATTTGAAATGCTGCCATGGCCAGCAGTAAATTACGGAAAACGTATGACCGAAGTCGGGAGCAGACCGAAACGTAAGGAAACGAAACCAGGCCCAAAGTCCTTAAAGCTTATTAGAATTTATTGCGGACACGTCGGTCACACCCAggaacactcacacacacacacacacacacacacacacacttcgTTACGGACATGAACGGAGGAGACATGGACGTAGACAGACGGGAACACTCAACTAACCTCAACTGAAGTGAACTAAAATTATGAACCGAACTGAAACGACTCGGCTCGACCGAAAGTTGCCATGCCCCTTATTGCTCCCTTATAGTCCCCTTTTAGCCCCCTTTTAGTCCCCTTTTAGCCCCCTTATCTCCCCCTCTTATCCCCCTTATCTCCCCCTTATTGCCAGCCCCCTTATCACTCCCACCTATATTCCACAATGCTAACTGAACAATCGCACTAAAAACCCACTACCTCTTCCCGCTCCGCCCCACAAAAAACAGGCCACTGTGGACACACCAGCCCCTGCGAACAACTATGCTACGAGATCCACGATGGAATGTACGAGTGCGACTGCATCGAGGGCTACGAGCTGAACAAGAACGGTTACAGCTGTCAAGGTGCGTTCAggatgggattgggattgggtttGGGGTTGGGATTggagatacatacatatgtgcggATGCATAGATGCAGCTCACTACCGCCAGGCCACAAAAGTGATTTGGCATTTCGGTTATTATTTGGAAATCACCAGTAATGGATGGCACTGGCATCGCAAAGTGGGCGGGATGAGCCACCAGATTACATGTGGAATGCCCCATACTCTGGTGTTACTTGTTTGGGGAATTTGAAATTTTGCAATTGTTCGGCTTCGAAATTTTGTGGCCCCCCGGATGGTAGACAAATTGatatttttgtgtttgttactccgtattatttatatatgtgcGTATGTTTTGCAAGTAATTTGTGTTATGTGTTAAAAAAATTACATGGCATACAATCAGTTAGTTGTGTACAATAAGttctaatttaaaataatatcgATCACGTTTTTATTCCACTTATCCTTAACTATTGAGTTgggaatatttaatttttatttgcgaCATTTTTTCTGTGTTAATAGGGGAATTAAAGTATTAAATATCATTAATTTTGCCCGCTCACTCgctgaatttaattaaaatggttGCTTTTCGTAACCGGATCCATTTCGATTTTCCAGTAATTAACGCCACATCCAACAGTTTGGATGGGCGTGGCAAGTCGGACGAGGATGTGCTCTACCAGAAGGGCGCCTCGTTCAGCGCCAAGTTGGCGAACGACGATGGTGGCAAGGCGATGGCCAAGTCCACGTTCACCCTATCCGCCTCGCAATCCGCCTCGCCGGCGGGCAACGAAAACGGAGAGGATGAGTCCGGATCCGAGGGCGACAGCTACGATTACGGCGAGCTGGAGGACAGCAACTCGGAGACACAGGAACAGAAGCAGCAATCGCTGAatcttcagcagcagcaacagaaagTCAATTCAAACGATTACTACATATCAGCGGAGAGCATCAACTTCAATTCGGAGTCCGAgggccaggagcagcaggatgTGGCCGACTTCAAGGCGGCCAGCACGATGCTGCCCAGCTCAGTGCCCCCCACGCCCAGCAGAAGCACGACAAGGGCAACCGCCAGCCCGACCACAACGACCACGACCACAAGGCGATCCCCCACCAGGGCGCCCAAGCAGCGAGTGGATGTGGACTATGGCGAGGGTGATGGCAGCGATGACTATAGCTACAGCTATAAGTCGGACATGTCCGTCTACGACGATGTCAACAATAATCAATTAAACTTAAGACGCAACAGCAAATCGCAAACATATCAGCAGACAAGCAATACGAACACGGCCAAGAACCGCAGGAAGTACCCAAACGTAACCAGCAACAAGGTCCAAATGCATATCACGAGGCAGACCAACCGACTTGAGAACATATCAGCAGCGGAACCGGCTGTCGTGGGAGCAGCCATGACAACAGACAGGTGGGTCATACAAACGTATTGCTTGGGGGGGTTGAATTCCTCATCCAATTTGGATGGGCGAAATCCTTTGGCCTTTGGAAAAGGATTTCTTTGTTGGTCATGTCGAACGAACTTAGGTATGCAGATGCGTACATGATGGTTGTCAAAGCAGGAAAAGTACtttaaaactaatttaatGTACTTTAAACAACTTATCCCACTGCAGGAGCACTCCCACATGCAATCTGGATTGCGGTTCCGATGGAATCTGTGCCTTGGAGGCAACTGCCGCCAGTTCTCGTTGTCTTTGTCCCTTTGGCAAAACGGGCACTGGCTGTCAGGAAGGTAAGTGGttggctcgaaggaccaaatcGTAGAGAACTTAACATGTTTACTTTATAAACGCGCAGATATTCGAGCCCATGTGCCGCGTTTCGCCAAGCGATCCTGGCTAGCATTTCCGGCGCTCCATGGCGCCTACAAGCACGTCCAACTGCGCATCGAATTCCGTCCAGAGTCCTTTGACGGCATTATCCTGCTGAGCGGAGAGCGCGATGACCTCACCGGTGACTTTATGGCCCTGCTACTAAACAAGGGCTTCGTGGAGTTCTGGTTTGACTGTGGTTCCGGCGTGGGCAGCGTTCGATCCCGGGAGACCATTCTGCTGAACGAATGGAACTCGGTGATCATCTACCGGCATCGATGGGATGCCTGGCTGGTGCTCAATCATGGCACCAAGGTCCAGGGAAGATCGAATGTAAGTTCGCTGTTCAGAGTTAGGAAAACTTTTTGTAAATGAGTTAAACTCTTTCAGGGATTGTTCTCACGCATCACTTTCCGGGAACCAGTTTTTCTGGGTGGCATTGGCAACATAACTGGGTTGGCCAAGCGTCTTCCTCTGGCCGAGGGATTCGCCGGCTGCATTCGTCGTTTTGTGGCCAACGAACATGACTACAAGTTCACAGAGCATCCCTTGGGCGATGTCATCAATGGATTCGATATACGTAAGTTGTGGCTAATGAAGTTTCAAACAGAGTAATGAATTATATTGATAACTTCCCACAGAGGACTGTTCCACCGACAAGTGTGTGAGGTATCCTTGCCAGCATGGTGGCAAGTGCCTACCTTCAGATCAAGGCGCTATATGCCTATGTCCAATAGGATTTGTTGGTGATCTGTGTGAGATTCGAATGGATCTACAGGTGGGTGTTCTCTGAAAGATCTTATCTCCTTTCGGTTATTCATGTACTTACCATCTCTTAGGTTCCCGCCTTCAATGGCTCATCTTTCCTACGCTACGCTCCACTGGGCGATAGTGCCCTCATTTGGTTGGAGCTAAAGGTGACCCTTAAGCCCGAGCAAGCAGATGGCTTGATCCTGTACTCAGGTCCAGAACATCGAGGTGACTTTATAGCCCTCTACCTCAACGACGGCTTTGTGGAGTTTGCCTTTGATCTCGGCAGTGGTCCAGCTTTAGTGCGGTGAGCATAACACCCAAACTGGGTCACATTTATGAGACATTTGTAATTAACTATACGTCTTTTCTTTCCAGGAGCGAACATTCCCTCAGTCTGGGTCAATGGCACACCATCAAGATCTCGCGAACAGCTCGGCTGGCGGTGCTCAAGGTAGGAAGTCTTTACTGTCCTTCAACTTCCGTTACCCATTCTTTATATCCCATTCCTTAGGTGGATAAACATCAGGAGGTCCTAACCATTTCATCGAACGGCTTCTGGCACTTGTCGCTGGACCAGAATCTCTTTGTGGGCGGCGTTAACCACGTGGACCGTCTGCCTCTGGACCTCAAGTACAAACCCTTCTTCGTTGGCTGCATCCAGAGGGTGAGTGGTACACATCCCGTTTCCGCTTTCAAAATCATTGTCTACCATTGTTCACCACCGACAGATCGACATCAATGGCCACTCGCTGGGCATTGTGGCGGAGGCATTGGGTGGCAGCAACATCGGCAACTGCCCCCACGCCTGTGTGGCACGACCCTGCGGCCCCCTGGCGGAGTGCGTTCCTCAAATGGAGAGCTACGAGTGCCGCTGCAGCATCCACAATGAGCGCTGCAACAAGGCCGCCGAGGTGCCGCCCGAGCAGCTGCCCGAGCTGGCTCTCCACAAATCCAAGGTCCTCGAGACGAAGGACAATGGGGAGGCGGCGAAGAAGGTGTCTGGATTGGCGCACAAGAAGCATTCCAAAAAGCACAGGAATTTGCATAAGCCAACCCCTGCCAAGAGCACGACCACAAGCACCACCtcaaccaccaccacgacCACTGAAGCGCCTTCTGAGAGGACAGAGGAAGCCACTGCGGGGGCGCTAAGCAACGAGGAAATCGAAGATGATATCATATTCCGTCTtgtgcagcaacaacagcagcagaaagAGCTCAAGAAGCAGCATCAGCAGACGACTACTACTGCCCCAGCCACCTCAGCCACATCCACTGGTCCACCTAAAGCAAAGCCCAGGCTTTCAGGGAAGCACCATGCCAGCAAGCACGAGCACCATCAGAAGCCCAATGCTGCCTTCACCCGCAAGCTGAGTCGCCTGCCCACCCACTACGAGAGTTTCCAGACGAACCCCGACAGCGATATCCTCACCTTCGAGGATAACAATGACTGGGTGACCAgtctgcagcagcaggagtacGGCGATGCCATGGCGGCCAGTCAGGTGCCATTGGCCTTTGAGGATGGAAGCCCCGGAACTCCCAGGTCGAGTGACAACAACGAAGATGACGAGAACGCCTTTGTGTTCGATGAGTCGCTTTTTGACGCCTCCGATGGAACGGAGGAGTACCAGCGCAAGCAACTGGCCCAGGACATGAAGCGCATTATGTCAAATTCAAATGCGCACTCTAGTCACAAGAAGGCTGAGGTCCAGTTTCCACCTCAAGGCAGTCAAGAAGTTGTTTCCCCCAACGAAGACACCTCTCAGTACAGCGACGACTACAACGATGATGAGCTTTTGACCCCAGTTATGCAGGGCGGTGAGGAAGTCAAGCTGGAATCGCATGCCTCCAGCACACCGCAGACCCACACCGACTGGAGTCTTCTGAAGAAGTTCGACCTGTCCGCCGAGCACCAGTCGCAGGTTCAGGGCGTACGCAAGAATTTTGGAGCTTGCTTCGCCGGCAGCGACAGCTATTTCCACTACAATGACGCTGATACCATGAGTCAGGTGATCAGCTACAGCATCGATCTCAATCTGCGCATTAAGACCCACTCGGAGAACGGCGTGATCCTGTGGACAGGACGCCAGGGAACGACGGAGGAACACGACGACTACCTCTCGCTGGGCATCGAACAGGGGTGAGTCGAAGGGTGGGATCTTCATTCCGCACGTACTTATACAATATGTATTCCGAACAGGTACTTACACTTCCGCTATGACTTGGGATCTGGTGAGGTTGATATCCGCTTCAATGGCACCAAGGTCAGCGATGGTCTGTGGCATCGCGTGAGAGCCATAAGGTGAGCACTAAATCTTATAAGTTCTAAGAACTAAAAGGATAAAAGCCTTGAAGTTGATACCTTAAACTTACTAATCCTAACCAAACCCCTTACACTTCCAGAAACTCTCAAGAGGGCTATCTGGAGGTGGATGGCAGAAAGACAGTCACTTTGCGGGCGCCTGGTAAACTCCGCCAGCTTAACACGGACACCGGTCTGTATGTGGGTGAGTATCTATGAGATATGATAGTTCTATGCGGTATACTAAGGGATGTCCTCGTTTCAGGTGGAATGCCCGATGTGGGTTACTTCACGCACCAGCGCTACTTCAGCGGCATCGTCGGCTGCATCTCGGAAATCGTCCTGGCCGGCGAAATGAAACTGAACTTCGATCCAAATACGCTGGGAACGGAGCACAATGTGGAGACGGGCCTCCTATGAAACGCTGCACGCACGCCTCAAGACTTTTGATATCGACTAGTTTAAATTATATGTTAAACCACACAAATGTCCTTCGTCGATTTGTGTTTGTACAAATACGCttttaaaaccaaaaaaaacaGAGAGAAATCGAAATTGCAGAGTTAGGATGAGGAACATTTTTTTACACCACGATACGGAGGAGAGACGAACTAAATCTAGATGGGAAACATACTACATATTATATACACGCATATTGAGTATATACAAATGGGCatacatagatatatatatatacatatatatttaaagcaGAGGAAAACAATTCGAAAAACCAAGGCACGCTTCTTATAGAGCCTGTGACTGTCAATACTTCAGATCGGAATAGTTTATATATAACTTTAGCAAAGGATTTATATCGGAGGCGTAGTTCATATAGAATATGAAACAAGATCGGAAAAATCTGAGTAACCGAGCTGTCCATTTGGCGCGATTTGCGGAATTAACGAAATTAACGACAAACGATTAACGAATTAACGAATGGCGTAAGAAATACTTTAGTGTGTGGTCGCTTTTTTTGAACGAACCGTTACGCTTTACATGCAGAGCTGCCATCTTTTTgtaccacacacacacacaacgacaactcacacacacactacaAGCACAGAAGAACTAACACGGttacaaatgcaaattggcaATTCTTTCGTTTTTCGCATAGCTGTACCTTAAACTATGAACTGTAAACTGTATAACTGTACATTCTGTACTATGTGGCACTTCTTGGAAGGTCCAGTCCAAAAACGAACGAATCAAAGACCGGAAACGAGATAAATCGAGATATGTA
This genomic interval from Drosophila mauritiana strain mau12 chromosome 2R, ASM438214v1, whole genome shotgun sequence contains the following:
- the LOC117136449 gene encoding pikachurin; translation: MSTSKHHQHHCRVVCVWLLLVLSSLSSASIAVGAIPEPEEAAFQGHCGHTSPCEQLCYEIHDGMYECDCIEGYELNKNGYSCQVINATSNSLDGRGKSDEDVLYQKGASFSAKLANDDGGKAMAKSTFTLSASQSASPAGNENGEDESGSEGDSYDYGELEDSNSETQEQKQQSLNLQQQQQKVNSNDYYISAESINFNSESEGQEQQDVADFKAASTMLPSSVPPTPSRSTTRATASPTTTTTTTRRSPTRAPKQRVDVDYGEGDGSDDYSYSYKSDMSVYDDVNNNQLNLRRNSKSQTYQQTSNTNTAKNRRKYPNVTSNKVQMHITRQTNRLENISAAEPAVVGAAMTTDRSTPTCNLDCGSDGICALEATAASSRCLCPFGKTGTGCQEDIRAHVPRFAKRSWLAFPALHGAYKHVQLRIEFRPESFDGIILLSGERDDLTGDFMALLLNKGFVEFWFDCGSGVGSVRSRETILLNEWNSVIIYRHRWDAWLVLNHGTKVQGRSNGLFSRITFREPVFLGGIGNITGLAKRLPLAEGFAGCIRRFVANEHDYKFTEHPLGDVINGFDIQDCSTDKCVRYPCQHGGKCLPSDQGAICLCPIGFVGDLCEIRMDLQVPAFNGSSFLRYAPLGDSALIWLELKVTLKPEQADGLILYSGPEHRGDFIALYLNDGFVEFAFDLGSGPALVRSEHSLSLGQWHTIKISRTARLAVLKVDKHQEVLTISSNGFWHLSLDQNLFVGGVNHVDRLPLDLKYKPFFVGCIQRIDINGHSLGIVAEALGGSNIGNCPHACVARPCGPLAECVPQMESYECRCSIHNERCNKAAEVPPEQLPELALHKSKVLETKDNGEAAKKVSGLAHKKHSKKHRNLHKPTPAKSTTTSTTSTTTTTTEAPSERTEEATAGALSNEEIEDDIIFRLVQQQQQQKELKKQHQQTTTTAPATSATSTGPPKAKPRLSGKHHASKHEHHQKPNAAFTRKLSRLPTHYESFQTNPDSDILTFEDNNDWVTSLQQQEYGDAMAASQVPLAFEDGSPGTPRSSDNNEDDENAFVFDESLFDASDGTEEYQRKQLAQDMKRIMSNSNAHSSHKKAEVQFPPQGSQEVVSPNEDTSQYSDDYNDDELLTPVMQGGEEVKLESHASSTPQTHTDWSLLKKFDLSAEHQSQVQGVRKNFGACFAGSDSYFHYNDADTMSQVISYSIDLNLRIKTHSENGVILWTGRQGTTEEHDDYLSLGIEQGYLHFRYDLGSGEVDIRFNGTKVSDGLWHRVRAIRNSQEGYLEVDGRKTVTLRAPGKLRQLNTDTGLYVGGMPDVGYFTHQRYFSGIVGCISEIVLAGEMKLNFDPNTLGTEHNVETGLL